In a single window of the Megalobrama amblycephala isolate DHTTF-2021 linkage group LG3, ASM1881202v1, whole genome shotgun sequence genome:
- the LOC125265645 gene encoding histone H2A-like, producing MSGRGKTGGKVRAKAKSRSSRAGLQFPVGRVHRLLRKGNYAQRVGAGAPVYLAAVLEYLTAEILELAGNAARDNKKTRIIPRHLQLAVRNDEELNKLLGGVTIAQGGVLPNIQAVLLPKKTEKTAKTK from the coding sequence ATGAGTGGACGAGGAAAAACCGGTGGAAAGGTTCGCGCCAAAGCCAAGAGTCGCTCTTCCAGGGCTGGACTGCAATTCCCCGTCGGCCGTGTTCACAGGCTTCTCCGCAAAGGCAATTATGCCCAGCGTGTTGGTGCCGGTGCTCCGGTTTATTTGGCCGCTGTGCTCGAGTATCTCACAGCTGAGATCCTGGAGTTGGCTGGAAACGCCGCTCGCGACAACAAGAAGACCCGTATCATTCCTCGTCACCTGCAGCTGGCGGTGCGCAATGACGAGGAGTTGAACAAGCTTCTGGGTGGTGTGACCATCGCTCAGGGTGGTGTGCTGCCCAACATTCAGGCCGTGCTGCTGCCCAAGAAAACCGAGAAAACAGCGAAGACCAAATAA